A portion of the Blastochloris tepida genome contains these proteins:
- the cysW gene encoding sulfate ABC transporter permease subunit CysW yields MSETSLHGLVAPPAKPATVTDEAPLTRWVLIGAAVTFLALFLVLPLIAIFAEALRRGVGAYFASFADPDTQDAIRLTLLVAAIAVPLNVVFGVAAAWAVAKFDFIGKSLVVTFIDLPFSVSPVVSGLVFVLLFGAHGVFGSFLQAHDIRIIFAVPGIVLATIFVTFPFVARELIPLMQEQGTAEEEAALTLGASGLRMFLTVTLPNVKWALLYGVLLANARAMGEFGAVSVVSGHIRGLTNTMPLQVEILYNEYAFVGAFAVASLLAGLALVTLVAKALLEWRYGDALARTHRHG; encoded by the coding sequence ATGTCTGAGACCTCGTTGCACGGTTTGGTGGCGCCACCGGCGAAGCCCGCCACGGTGACCGATGAGGCGCCCCTCACCCGCTGGGTGCTGATCGGCGCGGCGGTGACGTTCCTCGCGCTGTTCCTGGTGCTGCCGCTGATCGCCATCTTCGCCGAGGCGCTGCGCCGCGGCGTCGGCGCCTATTTCGCCAGCTTCGCCGATCCCGACACCCAGGACGCGATCCGCCTGACGCTGCTGGTCGCGGCCATCGCCGTGCCGCTGAACGTGGTGTTCGGGGTTGCCGCCGCCTGGGCGGTCGCCAAGTTCGACTTCATCGGCAAGAGCCTCGTCGTCACCTTCATCGACTTGCCGTTCTCGGTGTCGCCGGTGGTGTCGGGCCTCGTCTTCGTGCTGCTGTTCGGCGCGCACGGCGTGTTCGGCAGCTTCCTGCAGGCCCACGACATCCGCATCATCTTCGCCGTGCCCGGCATCGTGCTGGCGACGATCTTCGTCACCTTCCCGTTCGTGGCGCGCGAGCTGATCCCGCTGATGCAGGAGCAGGGCACGGCCGAGGAGGAGGCGGCGCTGACGCTCGGCGCCTCAGGCTTGCGCATGTTTCTCACCGTCACCCTGCCGAACGTGAAATGGGCGCTGCTCTATGGGGTGCTGCTCGCCAACGCCCGGGCGATGGGCGAGTTCGGCGCGGTGTCGGTGGTGTCGGGCCACATTCGCGGTCTCACCAACACCATGCCGCTGCAGGTGGAGATCCTCTATAATGAGTATGCTTTCGTCGGCGCCTTCGCGGTTGCCTCGCTTCTGGCCGGGCTCGCCCTCGTCACCCTCGTCGCCAAGGCCCTGCTCGAATGGCGCTACGGCGACGCTCTCGCGCGAACGCACCGGCACGGGTAG